One part of the Hydra vulgaris chromosome 01, alternate assembly HydraT2T_AEP genome encodes these proteins:
- the LOC136074436 gene encoding uncharacterized protein LOC136074436, whose product MSYAQAAKCYNVAKSTLFEKTKGSSNNRGAPRKMSNITEAIIVDLLKFMSDIGFGLNRKGVFIVVENYLKKSNQCSLFKEGKPTRKWYSGFMNKYRKVICPRKVSGMQTIRAVASQPAIIDNWFEQLAVAYNEHNLGDKPFQIFNCDESGLQFVQGKVKIICRKGTKNPKKLAPSNEKQMTTILTCCDAFGNYLPHQIIYKGKHVMKDWCKGGAQNVYYNSSSSGWTESEHFLSWFKTVFLPHANKLSGFKVLILDGHASHMSLELKKKVLESSILLWRLPAHTSHFLQPLDVGVFKTVKG is encoded by the coding sequence atgtcatacgCACAAGCTGCTAAGTGTTATAATGTGGCAAAATCtacactttttgaaaaaacaaaaggaTCATCTAATAATCGAGGAGCGCCAAGAAAGATGAGCAACATCACTGAAGCTATTattgttgatttattaaaatttatgagtGATATAGGCTTCGGCTTGAATAGAAAAGGCGtgtttattgttgttgaaaactatttaaaaaaatcaaaccaatGTAGTCTATTCAAAGAAGGCAAACCGACTAGAAAATGGTACTCCGGTTTCATGAATAAATATCGTAAAGTAATTTGCCCAAGAAAAGTAAGCGGTATGCAAACTATTAGAGCTGTGGCCTCACAACCAGCTATAATTGACAATTGGTTTGAGCAATTAGCAGTAGCATATAATGAACATAATTTAGGCGATAAGccgtttcaaatatttaactgtGATGAGTCTGGTTTGCAATTTGTTCAAGGCAAAGTCaaaattatttgtagaaaaggaacaaaaaaccctaaaaagcTTGCACCATCGAATGAAAAACAAATGACAACAATCTTGACTTGTTGTGACGCATTCGGTAATTATTTACctcatcaaataatttataaaggcAAACATGTTATGAAAGACTGGTGCAAAGGCGGTGCCCagaatgtttattataacagtAGTAGTTCAGGCTGGACGGAATCCGAACATTTTTTGTCGTggtttaaaacagtttttttgccTCACGCAAACAAACTTTCAGGATTTAAAGTTCTAATACTTGATGGCCATGCTTCACATATGAGCttagagttgaaaaaaaaagttttagaaagttCTATTTTACTTTGGCGTTTGCCGGCTCATACCAGCCATTTTTTACAGCCACTAGATGTTGgcgtttttaaaacagtaaaaggGTAA
- the LOC136074435 gene encoding tigger transposable element-derived protein 4-like gives MVRNRIKKTNKVAIPSETMKVAVNKVLEGTQLNVVARQFNIDRMTLKRYCRKKRLNPNEAFKPNYNNRQVFTAEDEKSLSSYLLIASKMNYGLSTRSTRLLAYEFALKNNKICPSSWIKNKIAGIDWLQGFMKRQPELSPRTPEATSFARSTAFNKHTVREFFQNLKTVRNRYKYNPNCIYNVDETGLTTVQKPVKVLAGRGSKQVGRITSAERGTLVTACCASNAIRNSIPPLFIFPRVKFHDYMIKEGPPGCVGFANPSGWMNSEIFIEWIKHFVKYSNCSQESPVLLLLDSHESHISVKGLELAIQHGITMISFPPHCSHKLQPLDRTVFGPLKRFYNSACDNWMVSNPRPMTIYDIVSIVREPYTKAFSPSNIQTGFRVAGIEPFNSEIFKDDEYLPSSVTDRAAPDTVTITPVNNMESEMIPAHVNHIESEITIVNIETSILNKVSTSVASIISPEVLKPYPKASARKKNVKSRQLKTRILTDTPVRNEIRLSKEKKILKQTKNQQKVSTKDKKETKNYLLRNKKQCKPKAASQLDFHK, from the coding sequence ATGGTTagaaatagaattaaaaaaacaaataaagttgcTATACCAAGTGAAACAATGAAAGTAGctgttaataaagttttagaagGAACACAACTGAATGTTGTAGCACGTCAGTTTAACATAGATAGAATgactttaaaaagatattgtcgTAAAAAGAGGCTTAATCCAAATGAAGCTTTCAAGCCTAACTACAACAATAGACAAGTTTTTACAGCagaagatgaaaaaagtttatcaagttATTTACTAATTGCATCAAAAATGAACTATGGCCTTTCAACTAGGTCAACGCGATTATTGGCATAtgaatttgctttaaaaaacaataagataTGCCCATCATCAtggatcaaaaataaaattgcaggCATTGATTGGTTGCAAGGTTTTATGAAAAGACAACCAGAGTTGTCTCCACGAACACCTGAAGCAACGAGCTTCGCTCGATCAACAGCTTTTAACAAACACACTGTAAGagagttttttcaaaatcttaaaACGGTAAGAAATCGATATAAATATAATCCTAACtgtatatataatgttgatgaaactggTTTAACAACCGTTCAAAAGCCGGTAAAGGTTTTAGCTGGTAGAGGAAGCAAACAAGTTGGAAGAATCACATCTGCAGAACGAGGAACATTGGTAACTGCATGTTGTGCCTCTAATGCTATTAGAAATTCCATTCctccattatttatttttcctagGGTAAAGTTTCATGATTACATGATTAAGGAAGGACCTCCTGGATGTGTGGGATTTGCAAATCCTTCTGGTTGGATGAACTCAGAAATTTTCATAGAATGgattaaacattttgttaaatattcaaACTGTTCTCAGGAATCTCCAGTTTTGTTACTTCTCGACAGTCATGAAAGTCATATTTCTGTTAAAGGCTTGGAGCTTGCAATTCAACACGGAATTACAATGATAAGTTTTCCTCCCCATTGCAGCCATAAATTGCAGCCATTAGATAGAACTGTTTTTGGACCattgaaaaggttttacaaTTCTGCATGTGATAATTGGATGGTTTCAAATCCAAGACCAATGACCATTTATGATATTGTTTCAATAGTTCGAGAACCGTATACAAAAGCTTTCTCACCATCTAATATACAGACAGGATTTAGAGTAGCTGGCATTGAGCCATTCAATTCTGAAATTTTCAAAGATGACGAATATTTACCATCATCAGTTACAGATAGAGCTGCTCCAGATACAGTTACTATCACTCCTGTCAACAACATGGAATCTGAAATGATACCAGCACATGTTAATCACATAGAGTCTGAAATAACTATAGTAAATATTGaaacaagtattttaaacaaagtgtCAACAAGTGTTGCTTCTATAATCTCACCTGAGGTTTTAAAACCTTACCCAAAAGCATCtgccagaaaaaaaaatgttaaaagtaggCAGTTAAAAACAAGGATCTTGACTGATACTCCTGTCAGAAATGAAATTCGTTTgtcaaaagaaaagaaaattttgaagcaaaccaaaaatcaacaaaaagtcTCCACAAAAGATAAGAAAGAAACTAAGAATTACTTGCTtaggaataaaaaacaatgtaaaccAAAAGCTGCTTCACAACTTGACTTTCACAAATGA